One genomic segment of Fervidobacterium pennivorans includes these proteins:
- the lon gene encoding endopeptidase La, translating to MDKTEKKNNQNNQKRFAKLEKEAKKSREERISIPNTLPAIAMRSNMVIFPNTVVPFYVGREKSLMALEHAMEHTNNLVFVVNQKDPAIEDPKESDLYKVGTIVRIIQVGKLPDNTFKVLVEGIARAKWIKNVGEKFFEFELEILRARYGKSKRLIALMRMVKEELHKYVQYSRKIPPETLMLLEDVDNADVFADIAASLCPGSIEEKQELLETVHPANRLEKILDILARETELLEIEQQLDQKVKERIEKSQREYYLREKLRVIRDELGGEEDVEIKEIREKIEKGNYPEHVKEKAQAELQRLEKMSPYAPEASVIRTYLDWILNLPWYEKTEDTVDIEYAEKVLNEDHYGLEEPKQRILEYLATRKLSDKTKAPIICFVGPPGVGKTSLAKSIARAMNRKFGRMSLGGLRDEAEIRGHRRTYVGAMPGRIIQLIRKLGVKNPVILLDEIDKMGISFQGDPASALLEVLDPEQNKDFVDHYIELPFDLSEVLFITTANVLYTIPPALRDRMEVIEISSYTDVEKFYIAKNYIIPKIYEEFTEKKTKIFVFKDSAIKKIIHEYTLEPGVRELERQLRSVVRKATLEFTKTNKTVVITPEKVAEYLGPEKIREEDSLEEPLVGIATGLAWTPNGGTTLYIESALIPGNGQLIITGQLGDVMKESVRIALSLARKLCGENYSEKFTKYDIHIHVPEGAVPKDGPSAGVTITTALVSVVKDIPIRNDVAMTGEITLRGRVLPVGGIKEKVLAAYRKGIKTVILPKKNEVDLEKIPEEVKKNMNFIFVETIDEVLEVALCETNANKQTNKTNRGKKRRTRKSDSETK from the coding sequence TTGGATAAGACCGAAAAAAAGAACAACCAAAATAATCAGAAAAGATTTGCAAAGCTGGAAAAAGAAGCTAAAAAGAGTAGAGAAGAAAGAATATCTATTCCAAATACACTGCCTGCAATAGCGATGCGTAGCAACATGGTGATTTTCCCCAACACCGTTGTTCCGTTCTACGTAGGTAGGGAAAAATCCCTAATGGCTCTCGAACACGCAATGGAACACACAAACAACTTGGTCTTTGTGGTGAACCAAAAAGACCCAGCAATTGAAGACCCAAAGGAAAGCGACCTTTACAAAGTAGGGACAATTGTTCGAATTATTCAGGTCGGCAAATTACCCGATAACACTTTTAAAGTGCTCGTTGAGGGAATTGCACGGGCGAAATGGATAAAAAATGTTGGTGAGAAGTTCTTTGAGTTTGAACTTGAAATACTCAGAGCACGCTATGGCAAATCAAAACGTCTAATTGCCTTAATGCGAATGGTCAAAGAAGAACTCCATAAATATGTCCAGTATTCAAGGAAAATACCACCTGAGACGTTAATGTTGTTAGAAGATGTTGATAATGCTGATGTTTTCGCAGATATAGCGGCATCTTTGTGTCCGGGAAGTATTGAAGAAAAGCAGGAACTGCTCGAAACAGTTCATCCTGCCAATCGTCTTGAAAAAATCTTAGACATATTAGCTCGGGAAACTGAATTACTGGAGATAGAACAGCAACTGGACCAAAAGGTCAAAGAAAGAATTGAAAAGAGCCAGAGGGAATATTACCTGAGAGAGAAGTTACGTGTTATTCGCGATGAGCTCGGCGGAGAAGAAGATGTTGAGATAAAGGAAATAAGAGAAAAGATAGAGAAAGGAAATTATCCAGAACACGTTAAAGAAAAGGCACAGGCCGAACTGCAGAGATTAGAAAAGATGTCCCCATACGCACCCGAAGCGAGTGTGATAAGGACTTACCTTGACTGGATTCTCAATTTACCATGGTATGAAAAAACAGAAGATACTGTTGATATAGAGTACGCTGAAAAAGTTCTAAATGAAGACCACTACGGTTTGGAGGAACCAAAGCAGAGAATACTGGAATACCTTGCGACAAGAAAACTTTCCGACAAGACCAAAGCACCTATAATCTGTTTCGTCGGCCCCCCGGGGGTCGGTAAAACATCTCTGGCGAAGTCTATAGCCCGTGCAATGAACAGAAAATTCGGGCGCATGTCACTTGGTGGTCTAAGGGACGAAGCCGAAATCCGTGGTCACAGAAGAACATACGTAGGTGCAATGCCCGGTAGAATCATTCAACTGATAAGGAAATTGGGAGTTAAAAACCCTGTGATACTACTTGATGAGATAGATAAAATGGGAATAAGTTTCCAAGGTGACCCAGCTTCCGCACTGCTTGAAGTTCTTGACCCTGAGCAAAACAAAGATTTCGTAGACCACTACATAGAGTTACCATTCGACCTATCTGAGGTTCTTTTCATTACAACAGCGAATGTATTATACACAATACCACCCGCACTAAGAGACCGTATGGAAGTTATTGAGATTTCAAGCTACACCGATGTTGAAAAGTTCTATATAGCCAAGAACTACATAATACCAAAGATATACGAAGAATTTACGGAGAAAAAGACAAAGATTTTTGTTTTCAAAGACTCAGCGATAAAAAAAATAATCCATGAATACACATTGGAACCTGGTGTTCGTGAACTGGAAAGACAACTGAGAAGCGTTGTGAGAAAGGCAACACTTGAATTCACAAAGACTAACAAGACCGTTGTGATAACCCCTGAAAAAGTAGCTGAATACTTGGGACCTGAGAAAATAAGAGAGGAAGATTCTTTGGAGGAACCACTCGTTGGCATTGCAACGGGACTTGCTTGGACTCCTAACGGAGGAACAACACTTTACATAGAGAGCGCTTTGATTCCTGGAAATGGGCAACTGATAATCACCGGCCAGCTCGGTGATGTCATGAAAGAATCCGTCCGAATCGCTTTGAGCTTGGCAAGAAAACTGTGTGGAGAAAATTATTCGGAAAAATTCACAAAATACGATATACATATCCACGTGCCTGAAGGTGCTGTTCCAAAAGATGGTCCGAGCGCAGGTGTCACTATTACAACGGCTTTAGTTTCGGTAGTAAAAGACATTCCCATTAGAAACGATGTAGCAATGACTGGAGAAATTACGCTAAGAGGAAGGGTACTACCCGTTGGAGGTATAAAGGAGAAGGTTTTAGCAGCTTACAGGAAAGGTATTAAAACGGTCATACTGCCCAAGAAAAACGAAGTAGACCTGGAAAAGATACCCGAGGAAGTTAAGAAAAACATGAACTTCATCTTCGTTGAAACAATCGACGAAGTGCTGGAGGTGGCTTTGTGTGAAACAAACGCAAACAAGCAAACCAACAAAACCAATAGAGGTAAAAAGCGTAGAACTCGCAAAAGTGATAGCGAAACCAAATGA
- the yihA gene encoding ribosome biogenesis GTP-binding protein YihA/YsxC, with amino-acid sequence MKQTQTSKPTKPIEVKSVELAKVIAKPNDKFPDPLRGEFAFVGRSNVGKSSLLNALIGKKVAFVSKNPGKTRTINYYLINSKFYLVDLPGYGYARASKKDREEWRKVIERYFSERSWNMKTLFALIDSRHELMESDAQLLEWLEVLGISPVVVLTKIDKLSSSELNKQLKYFEQVLSNYKIREIIPCSSLKKEGLDRIWNVIIEEISKE; translated from the coding sequence GTGAAACAAACGCAAACAAGCAAACCAACAAAACCAATAGAGGTAAAAAGCGTAGAACTCGCAAAAGTGATAGCGAAACCAAATGATAAATTCCCGGACCCTCTCCGTGGAGAATTCGCGTTTGTGGGGCGTTCGAACGTTGGAAAATCAAGTCTTTTGAACGCACTTATTGGGAAAAAAGTTGCATTCGTCAGTAAGAATCCCGGAAAAACCAGGACAATTAACTATTATTTGATAAATAGCAAGTTCTACCTCGTTGACCTTCCGGGTTACGGATACGCACGGGCATCCAAAAAAGACAGGGAAGAATGGCGAAAGGTCATCGAAAGATATTTCTCTGAACGTTCTTGGAATATGAAAACGCTCTTCGCACTGATAGATTCCAGACACGAACTCATGGAGTCTGATGCTCAGTTGCTAGAGTGGTTGGAAGTTCTAGGGATTTCCCCTGTTGTTGTTTTGACCAAAATTGACAAGTTAAGTTCCTCAGAACTAAACAAGCAACTTAAGTATTTTGAACAGGTGCTATCAAACTACAAAATACGAGAAATCATTCCATGTTCCTCACTCAAAAAGGAAGGTCTGGATAGGATATGGAATGTTATAATTGAAGAAATATCAAAAGAATGA
- the argS gene encoding arginine--tRNA ligase — protein sequence MIRKEIESLLKSFLMESGYEYDFVVEVPEEQFGDFSTNIALVGAKHFKKPPREVAKYFVEKLYGHPMFEEITIAGPGFINFKVSKTFYRNFLENFLRNPSGIWKFKNKGKILLEYGSANPTGPLTVGHGRQIVIGDVLGNILRYIGYDVTKEMYLNDAGRQIKLLAKSIWARYNQLLGYEEPIPEDGYRGEYVIDIAKLVLKDHNDKFFRVWNEEVEEVFKDYALREITKMFEKTLEKLDAKFDSVVSEKSLIDDGTVQKVLDILKSKDLVYEHEGAIWFKVSQFENDNDKVLIKSDGSYTYYLTDIAYHYNKFKRGYDIAIDIFGSDHHGHLPRMYAAIKALDIPEDFLIFVLHQFVTLKRGNEIVKMSTRAGEFVTLDELIDEVGKDATRYFFAMVDVNTHLNFDLELAKAQTTDNPVYYVQYAHARISSLFENAQAKGLKFELLNNIELLENEAELRIIKLISTFDDVLERVRDKLSPHYLTDYLENLAAAFHKYYADYKIVDTENPELSNARLNLALGVKIIISEGLKLLGVSAPEKM from the coding sequence ATGATTCGGAAAGAAATAGAAAGCCTTTTGAAAAGTTTTTTGATGGAAAGTGGATACGAATACGACTTCGTTGTTGAGGTACCAGAAGAACAATTCGGAGATTTTTCAACAAATATCGCTTTAGTTGGTGCAAAACACTTCAAAAAGCCACCAAGAGAGGTGGCGAAATATTTTGTAGAAAAGCTTTATGGACATCCGATGTTTGAAGAAATAACAATAGCCGGCCCTGGATTCATCAATTTTAAGGTTTCCAAGACTTTTTACAGAAATTTTCTTGAAAATTTCCTCAGAAATCCTTCAGGCATATGGAAGTTCAAAAATAAGGGTAAAATTCTTCTCGAATACGGCAGTGCAAACCCAACAGGTCCTCTGACTGTTGGACATGGTCGTCAGATTGTTATTGGAGATGTGCTTGGTAATATCCTCAGATACATTGGATACGATGTAACAAAGGAAATGTATTTAAATGACGCAGGAAGGCAGATAAAACTGCTTGCCAAATCTATCTGGGCAAGGTACAATCAGCTTCTTGGCTATGAGGAACCTATACCAGAAGACGGATACCGTGGAGAATACGTGATAGATATTGCGAAACTCGTTTTGAAAGACCACAACGACAAATTCTTCCGCGTTTGGAACGAAGAGGTAGAAGAAGTTTTTAAAGATTATGCACTCCGAGAAATAACTAAGATGTTTGAAAAAACGCTGGAAAAGCTCGATGCAAAGTTCGATAGTGTTGTAAGTGAAAAGAGCTTAATAGATGATGGGACCGTTCAGAAAGTGCTTGATATACTGAAAAGCAAAGACTTGGTATACGAACACGAGGGCGCTATTTGGTTTAAAGTATCCCAATTTGAAAACGATAACGATAAGGTCCTAATCAAAAGTGACGGAAGTTACACGTACTACTTGACAGATATCGCATACCATTACAACAAATTCAAACGGGGCTATGATATTGCAATCGACATCTTTGGTAGTGACCATCATGGACATTTGCCAAGGATGTACGCAGCAATTAAGGCACTCGACATTCCAGAAGATTTCCTCATCTTCGTTTTACACCAGTTCGTAACACTTAAACGTGGAAATGAGATAGTCAAGATGAGTACCCGTGCCGGTGAATTCGTTACATTGGACGAGCTGATAGACGAAGTTGGAAAGGACGCTACAAGGTATTTCTTTGCAATGGTTGATGTGAATACACACCTCAACTTTGACCTTGAATTAGCCAAAGCCCAAACAACCGACAACCCAGTTTATTACGTCCAATACGCACACGCAAGAATCTCGAGTCTTTTCGAAAACGCACAGGCAAAAGGTTTAAAATTTGAGCTTCTTAACAATATCGAGCTTCTCGAAAATGAAGCTGAACTGAGAATCATAAAGCTTATTTCTACATTTGACGACGTCTTGGAGCGTGTTAGGGACAAGCTCTCACCGCATTATCTAACTGACTATCTAGAAAATCTTGCTGCAGCATTCCATAAATACTACGCAGACTACAAGATAGTAGACACGGAAAACCCAGAACTTTCAAATGCACGTCTCAATCTTGCACTTGGTGTTAAGATTATCATTTCAGAAGGTTTGAAATTACTTGGTGTAAGTGCTCCTGAAAAGATGTAA
- a CDS encoding PSP1 domain-containing protein, producing MSLEATVYGVELMPLGKIVYYLDNGETFNYGDYAIILSEFGTDYGKVLLGPKNISIDDVNYELKAIIRKATKEDLGIIQENEEIAKKAREVTIELVKKHNLPMKVLQSKYIFDRSKLVIYFSSKTRVDFRELVKDIAKEFKTRIELRQVGARDEMKFIKGLGLCGRKSCCSYFLREFDSVTLKHAKQQQMMINTSKITGPCGRLLCCLTFEHDFYVEALKNIPDEGSTIYYDGKIAKVITVNVFLSRVTLQTDDGEMVALPFSYFKEGENAGNWKIIDHARTNNHYDGLDDVSDIEDE from the coding sequence GTGAGTTTAGAGGCTACCGTTTATGGTGTTGAACTGATGCCACTGGGGAAAATTGTTTATTACTTAGATAATGGTGAAACATTTAACTATGGTGATTACGCAATCATCCTAAGCGAATTTGGAACAGATTATGGCAAAGTTTTGTTGGGTCCAAAGAACATAAGCATAGATGATGTCAATTATGAACTCAAAGCCATTATCAGAAAAGCAACAAAAGAAGATTTGGGGATTATTCAAGAAAACGAAGAAATTGCAAAGAAGGCGCGAGAAGTGACCATCGAGCTCGTCAAAAAACACAACCTTCCAATGAAGGTTTTGCAATCTAAATATATATTTGACCGGAGCAAGTTAGTAATTTACTTTAGCTCAAAAACAAGGGTGGACTTTAGAGAACTTGTAAAAGATATTGCAAAAGAGTTCAAAACGCGTATTGAGTTAAGACAAGTCGGTGCGAGAGACGAGATGAAATTCATCAAAGGATTGGGACTTTGTGGTCGAAAGAGCTGTTGTTCCTATTTTTTGAGAGAATTCGATAGTGTGACTCTGAAACATGCAAAACAACAACAGATGATGATAAACACTTCTAAAATTACAGGGCCGTGTGGTAGATTGCTTTGTTGTTTAACGTTTGAGCACGATTTTTATGTTGAAGCATTGAAAAACATTCCCGATGAAGGTTCCACAATTTACTACGATGGAAAAATTGCGAAAGTGATTACAGTAAACGTATTTCTCTCAAGGGTAACACTACAGACCGACGATGGCGAGATGGTCGCACTTCCATTCTCCTACTTCAAGGAGGGAGAAAATGCGGGAAATTGGAAAATTATTGATCATGCTCGGACTAATAACCATTACGATGGGCTTGACGATGTTTCTGATATCGAAGATGAGTGA
- a CDS encoding sensor histidine kinase: MEIQQLLSKYMLEISKVDDENKLYSALVGILKRILDFQVLNVLKDKELIYSEPWDVTIAKEYYADYLAWVEERLHPTFLPFEDIYVGLIPIFKGSNVLSLIVILTTNEPTAEVIDYLQLIAYLSGITLENLRLFKIVDDSRQYYETIINVSNDGIIVFKDHEVEFKNIKAEQILNEHNRLLDEILKNIENGTEFFEFEEANSFFSVSLKEIKLFGEDRILVNVRNITTEKEIQKLKEVDKIKTNFIANISHELRTPLAAIKAYVETILSMHMSYEEIQEFLNIVHEQSLRLEQLLNDLLDFSQLESGTMRIVVEPSDICDIIERAVSAVQAFAEEKKVKIESECLPTTIECDHRRIEQVIVNLLSNAIKFSDPQKDSKYVRVTVTDEGEKIRIAVEDNGIGIPEDKLDKIFDKFYRVDNELTYAIPGTGLGLAIVKEIVEMHGGEIQVKSEVGQGSIFEITLPKRKNV; encoded by the coding sequence ATGGAAATTCAACAACTCCTTTCAAAATACATGCTTGAAATATCAAAGGTAGACGATGAGAACAAACTTTACAGCGCTTTGGTTGGTATTTTAAAACGTATTCTTGATTTTCAGGTTCTAAATGTCTTGAAAGATAAAGAGCTCATATATTCAGAACCTTGGGACGTAACTATAGCCAAAGAATACTATGCCGATTACCTTGCATGGGTAGAAGAAAGGCTCCATCCAACCTTTCTTCCTTTTGAGGATATTTACGTTGGACTCATTCCTATTTTCAAAGGGAGTAATGTACTATCACTTATAGTAATTCTAACAACTAACGAACCCACTGCTGAGGTTATAGACTATCTACAACTGATCGCCTATCTTTCAGGCATCACGCTTGAAAACCTGAGGCTATTTAAGATTGTTGACGATTCTCGCCAGTACTATGAAACCATAATAAATGTTTCAAACGATGGCATTATTGTCTTTAAAGACCACGAGGTTGAGTTCAAAAACATAAAAGCAGAGCAAATACTCAACGAGCACAACAGATTATTGGATGAGATTTTGAAAAATATAGAAAACGGGACGGAGTTTTTTGAGTTCGAGGAAGCGAACTCTTTCTTTAGTGTATCGCTCAAAGAAATTAAACTTTTCGGTGAAGATAGGATACTTGTAAATGTTAGAAATATCACCACCGAGAAAGAGATTCAGAAGTTAAAAGAAGTAGATAAAATAAAGACGAACTTCATTGCAAACATCTCTCACGAATTAAGAACACCACTCGCTGCGATAAAGGCGTACGTTGAAACGATACTGAGTATGCATATGAGTTACGAAGAAATACAAGAATTTCTCAATATAGTTCACGAGCAATCCTTAAGACTTGAACAGCTCTTAAACGATTTGCTCGACTTCTCTCAGCTGGAATCTGGAACCATGCGCATAGTAGTAGAACCCTCCGATATTTGCGACATCATTGAACGTGCAGTAAGTGCAGTTCAAGCATTTGCCGAAGAAAAGAAAGTGAAGATTGAGAGTGAATGCTTACCAACTACAATTGAATGTGACCATCGGAGAATTGAGCAGGTGATTGTAAATCTTTTAAGCAACGCAATAAAATTTTCTGATCCGCAGAAAGACAGCAAATACGTCAGAGTCACAGTAACAGATGAAGGAGAGAAAATTAGGATAGCCGTTGAAGACAACGGTATAGGCATCCCAGAGGATAAACTTGACAAGATATTTGACAAGTTCTATCGCGTAGATAACGAACTGACTTACGCAATACCAGGTACAGGACTTGGCTTGGCAATAGTAAAAGAAATTGTGGAAATGCACGGCGGAGAAATTCAAGTTAAATCAGAAGTCGGTCAAGGAAGTATCTTTGAGATAACTCTTCCAAAAAGAAAAAATGTTTAA
- a CDS encoding DUF2905 domain-containing protein — translation MFLISKMSDLNWLPGDIVIKRKNFVFIFPITTMIILSVILTIVLNIISRFFK, via the coding sequence ATGTTTCTGATATCGAAGATGAGTGACCTTAACTGGCTTCCTGGAGATATCGTTATCAAAAGAAAGAATTTTGTTTTCATCTTCCCAATAACAACGATGATTATATTGAGTGTGATACTTACAATAGTGCTGAACATCATAAGCAGGTTTTTCAAATGA
- the tsaE gene encoding tRNA (adenosine(37)-N6)-threonylcarbamoyltransferase complex ATPase subunit type 1 TsaE, giving the protein METSSQPRIELGILNEEELKSVAKKLANCLSDGDILILSGEIGSGKTTFVRGLVTGLGCSEHIVTSPTFTLMNIYSCIKTVYHIDAYRLNNLEEVFYVLEGEIEEKDGIFVIEWGELVKEFFLEDFITIVFEHVDETHRKVSITADSEKIELIRRCMHIG; this is encoded by the coding sequence GTGGAAACAAGCAGTCAACCGCGCATTGAATTGGGAATCTTGAATGAAGAGGAACTGAAAAGTGTAGCTAAAAAGCTTGCAAATTGTCTTTCAGACGGCGATATACTGATTCTGTCTGGTGAAATCGGAAGTGGAAAGACCACATTTGTTCGTGGTTTGGTTACAGGACTTGGTTGTAGTGAACACATTGTCACAAGTCCAACATTCACATTGATGAACATTTATTCCTGTATAAAAACGGTCTATCATATAGACGCTTACCGTCTTAACAACTTGGAAGAGGTATTTTACGTGCTTGAAGGGGAAATAGAAGAAAAGGATGGGATATTTGTAATCGAATGGGGAGAACTGGTAAAGGAGTTTTTCTTAGAAGATTTCATAACTATTGTCTTTGAGCATGTTGACGAAACTCACAGAAAAGTAAGTATCACAGCGGACAGTGAAAAAATCGAACTAATAAGGAGGTGCATGCACATTGGATAA
- a CDS encoding polyprenyl synthetase family protein: MGEERAVKRFDTQYLTERVNETIQSLLKELIENTPDTLKVYSQEFAKFTLRPGKRIRPLLLLLTYYGYLISTDDESDKRAYMLAGILEIMHAFLLVHDDVIDESSLRRGEPTLHKIYEQLTGSEKIGKDLAIVVGDIASFYYFGKLSDLVGFGIEKEPFQKLLKLFADCYVRTGYGQLLDILFTGNVTESALRDDIPTHISLYKTAYYTFVYPMLFGYYLASGQETEETRKLQQIGEKVGIAFQYRDDILGTFGGDTKSANDILEGKATILVKRTMDKLAEDEKEKFLGLINKKDKSESDIEMIKLYMLKSGALNETIKDVTKLVTEALSILAVLKMDTYYKAEIEKIFRKVLDIPKVAF, encoded by the coding sequence ATGGGTGAGGAAAGAGCAGTTAAAAGGTTTGATACCCAGTATTTGACAGAGAGAGTAAATGAGACAATTCAGTCTTTATTGAAAGAATTAATTGAAAACACGCCAGATACGTTGAAGGTATACTCTCAGGAGTTTGCTAAGTTTACCTTGAGGCCAGGCAAGCGAATTAGACCTCTTCTGTTGTTGTTGACATATTATGGATACCTCATCTCAACAGATGACGAGAGTGATAAAAGGGCCTACATGCTAGCCGGGATATTAGAGATAATGCACGCGTTTTTGCTTGTGCATGATGATGTTATCGATGAGTCTTCACTTAGACGAGGTGAACCTACACTCCACAAGATTTATGAACAACTAACTGGTAGTGAAAAAATAGGGAAAGACCTTGCAATCGTCGTTGGTGATATAGCAAGTTTTTACTATTTTGGAAAGCTCTCAGATTTAGTTGGTTTTGGTATCGAAAAAGAACCGTTCCAAAAGCTTTTAAAACTCTTCGCTGACTGTTACGTGAGAACTGGGTACGGTCAATTGCTCGACATCCTTTTCACAGGAAATGTGACTGAGAGTGCTCTAAGAGATGATATTCCGACCCACATTAGTCTCTACAAAACCGCTTACTATACCTTCGTCTATCCTATGCTCTTTGGTTATTATTTGGCAAGTGGACAGGAAACAGAAGAGACTCGAAAACTTCAACAAATAGGTGAAAAGGTAGGTATTGCGTTCCAGTATAGGGATGATATACTTGGCACGTTCGGTGGTGATACGAAAAGCGCTAACGACATCCTCGAAGGGAAAGCAACCATCCTTGTTAAGAGAACGATGGACAAACTTGCGGAAGATGAGAAAGAAAAATTCTTAGGTCTGATAAACAAAAAGGATAAGTCTGAAAGTGATATCGAAATGATAAAATTGTATATGCTCAAATCTGGTGCTTTAAATGAGACAATTAAAGATGTGACAAAACTAGTAACGGAAGCGCTTTCAATATTGGCTGTTCTCAAGATGGATACGTACTACAAAGCTGAGATAGAGAAGATTTTCAGAAAGGTTTTGGATATCCCAAAAGTTGCGTTTTAA
- the glpK gene encoding glycerol kinase GlpK: MFIGLDQGTTSTRAILFDDDFSMVHEARREFRQIYPKEGWVEHNPEDIWQTVVEVLEECKRVATSKGKKIDVIGITNQRETVVAWDAETKEVLHNAIVWQCRRTAERSSYLRKEYGRVIKEKTGLVVDPYFSATKMEWLIQNVPEVQKAYNKGTLRFGTIDSFLAWKLTGRHVTDYSNASRTMIFNINTLDWDDELLELFGIKREFLPEVVDTAQFIGYTDDGIPVASLVGDQQAALFGQTAFQKGDVKCTLGTGSFILMNTGNEKIYSEHNLLSTVGWKIKDELVYALEGSVFITGTLVNYLIKNLGFAKDSLELTELALQVGNNGGIYFVPALTGLGAPYWDPYARGLIIGLTPGTDKRHIIYAAFEGIAFSVGQLVMLMEKESNIKINTLKVDGGVSKNNLIMQILADVVNTVVERPVNRETTALGAASLAAIALGLVTKEKLQEIRKIDRIFTPKQSREEEFNKWKQAVNRALNWES, encoded by the coding sequence ATGTTCATTGGTTTGGACCAAGGAACTACAAGCACAAGGGCAATTTTATTTGACGATGATTTTTCCATGGTTCACGAGGCACGTAGGGAATTCCGTCAGATATACCCGAAAGAAGGATGGGTCGAACATAATCCGGAAGACATCTGGCAAACCGTTGTTGAGGTTCTTGAAGAATGCAAACGAGTTGCAACTTCAAAGGGGAAGAAGATAGATGTCATCGGTATAACGAACCAAAGAGAGACAGTTGTTGCTTGGGATGCAGAAACAAAAGAAGTTCTACACAACGCCATAGTTTGGCAGTGTCGTAGAACGGCGGAGAGATCAAGTTATCTGAGAAAAGAATACGGACGTGTGATAAAAGAGAAAACAGGATTAGTTGTAGACCCGTACTTTTCAGCAACTAAAATGGAATGGCTTATTCAAAATGTGCCAGAAGTACAAAAAGCTTATAACAAAGGGACGTTGAGGTTCGGAACGATAGATAGTTTCCTTGCTTGGAAATTGACAGGCAGGCACGTGACAGATTATTCAAACGCATCAAGAACTATGATATTTAATATAAACACTCTCGATTGGGACGACGAACTTTTGGAATTGTTCGGCATCAAGAGGGAATTCTTACCTGAAGTTGTTGATACAGCACAGTTCATAGGTTACACAGACGACGGTATTCCTGTGGCATCTTTAGTTGGTGACCAACAGGCGGCACTCTTTGGTCAAACGGCGTTCCAAAAAGGAGATGTAAAATGCACGCTCGGGACTGGCAGCTTTATTTTAATGAACACAGGAAATGAAAAAATCTATTCAGAACATAACTTGTTAAGCACCGTTGGATGGAAGATTAAGGATGAGCTTGTCTACGCACTCGAAGGTAGTGTGTTCATAACGGGCACGTTGGTAAATTATCTCATCAAAAACCTTGGTTTCGCAAAAGATAGCTTGGAATTAACTGAGCTAGCACTCCAGGTTGGCAACAATGGAGGAATCTACTTCGTTCCAGCACTCACAGGACTTGGCGCTCCTTACTGGGACCCATACGCAAGGGGATTGATAATCGGGCTCACCCCCGGAACTGACAAAAGACATATCATCTACGCTGCATTCGAGGGTATCGCATTTTCCGTCGGACAATTAGTCATGTTGATGGAAAAAGAAAGTAATATAAAGATTAACACTTTGAAAGTAGACGGCGGAGTATCCAAAAACAACCTTATTATGCAAATCCTCGCCGATGTGGTGAACACAGTGGTTGAAAGACCAGTTAACAGGGAAACAACAGCCCTCGGTGCAGCCAGCCTGGCTGCAATTGCTTTAGGCCTAGTTACAAAAGAAAAGCTTCAGGAAATTAGGAAGATAGATAGGATATTTACCCCAAAACAATCTCGTGAGGAGGAATTCAACAAGTGGAAACAAGCAGTCAACCGCGCATTGAATTGGGAATCTTGA